A genomic stretch from Pontibacter liquoris includes:
- the rpsT gene encoding 30S ribosomal protein S20 has translation MANHKSALKRIRANNAKRLRNKYQAKTTRTFIKRLKGTTDQAEAQELYKTVSSMLDRLAKKNIIHKNKAANNKSKLAKFVNGLAVAA, from the coding sequence ATGGCTAACCACAAGTCGGCATTAAAGAGAATCAGAGCGAATAACGCTAAACGTCTTCGTAACAAGTACCAGGCGAAAACGACTCGTACGTTTATCAAGAGATTGAAGGGAACAACTGATCAAGCCGAGGCGCAAGAACTGTACAAGACGGTATCTTCTATGCTTGACCGCCTGGCTAAGAAAAACATCATCCACAAAAACAAAGCTGCTAACAACAAATCGAAGCTTGCCAAATTTGTTAACGGCCTGGCTGTAGCTGCTTAA
- a CDS encoding acyl carrier protein: MSEIAEKVKAIIIDKLGVEESEVTPEASFTNDLGADSLDTVELIMEFEKEFNVSIPDDQAENISTVGQAVSYLEEHAK, translated from the coding sequence ATGTCAGAAATCGCAGAAAAAGTAAAAGCTATCATCATCGATAAGCTGGGCGTTGAAGAGTCAGAGGTTACTCCAGAGGCGAGTTTCACAAACGACCTGGGCGCTGATTCATTGGATACGGTAGAGCTTATTATGGAATTCGAAAAAGAATTCAACGTATCTATTCCGGATGATCAAGCTGAAAACATCTCTACTGTAGGGCAAGCAGTGAGCTACCTGGAAGAGCACGCGAAATAA
- the fabF gene encoding beta-ketoacyl-ACP synthase II: MELKRVVVTGLGALTPIGNTVSEYWNGLVNGVSGAAPITRFDAAKFKTQFACEVKGYDAEKYFDRKEARKMDLFTQFAMVVADEAVKDARLLEDNLDPDRIGVIWGSGIGGLRTFQEECVNFANGDGTPRFNPFFIPKMIADISAGQISIKYGFRGPNFVTVSACASATNAIIDSYNYIRLGMADVVVSGGSEAAVTEAGIGGFNALKALSERNDSPETASRPFDVDRDGFVLGEGAGALIIEEYEHAKARGAKIYAEIIGAGMSADAYHITAPHPEGLGALNVMKNVLRDANIRPEEVDYINVHGTSTPLGDISEVKAIETVFGEHAYNLNISSTKSMTGHLLGAAGAIEAIAAILAIQNNVVPPTINHFTDDENFDPRLNFTFNKAQEREVTIALSNTFGFGGHNTSVIFRQFND, from the coding sequence ATGGAGCTTAAGAGAGTCGTAGTTACTGGGCTTGGCGCACTCACGCCAATTGGCAATACTGTTTCAGAATACTGGAACGGGCTGGTCAATGGCGTGAGTGGCGCTGCACCTATTACACGCTTTGATGCTGCTAAATTTAAAACCCAATTTGCCTGTGAAGTAAAAGGGTATGATGCAGAAAAGTATTTTGACCGGAAAGAGGCCCGCAAAATGGACCTTTTTACGCAGTTTGCCATGGTGGTGGCCGATGAGGCCGTAAAAGATGCCCGGCTACTGGAAGATAACCTGGACCCGGACCGCATTGGCGTGATCTGGGGCTCAGGCATCGGCGGTCTTCGCACTTTTCAGGAAGAATGCGTGAACTTCGCCAACGGCGATGGTACCCCACGCTTCAACCCGTTCTTTATCCCTAAGATGATCGCCGACATCAGTGCCGGTCAGATCTCTATCAAGTATGGTTTCCGCGGCCCGAACTTCGTAACCGTATCCGCCTGTGCTTCAGCTACCAACGCCATCATCGACTCTTACAACTATATCCGCCTGGGTATGGCCGATGTGGTGGTGAGCGGGGGCTCGGAGGCTGCCGTAACGGAAGCCGGCATTGGAGGCTTTAACGCCCTGAAAGCCCTTTCAGAGCGCAACGATTCGCCGGAAACGGCTTCCCGTCCGTTTGACGTGGACCGCGATGGTTTTGTGCTGGGCGAAGGCGCCGGTGCCCTCATCATTGAGGAGTACGAGCATGCCAAAGCGCGCGGCGCAAAAATTTATGCCGAAATAATTGGTGCCGGCATGTCTGCCGACGCCTACCATATTACGGCCCCGCACCCCGAAGGACTGGGCGCCCTGAACGTGATGAAAAACGTGCTGCGCGATGCCAATATCAGACCGGAAGAGGTGGATTACATTAACGTGCATGGCACTTCTACGCCGCTTGGCGATATCAGCGAGGTAAAAGCGATCGAGACGGTATTTGGCGAGCATGCCTACAACCTGAACATCAGCTCTACCAAGTCGATGACCGGCCACCTGCTGGGTGCTGCCGGTGCTATTGAAGCCATTGCCGCTATTCTGGCCATCCAGAACAACGTGGTACCACCAACCATCAACCATTTCACAGACGATGAGAACTTTGATCCACGCCTGAACTTTACGTTCAACAAGGCCCAGGAGCGCGAAGTGACCATTGCCCTGAGCAATACGTTTGGATTTGGCGGCCACAATACCTCTGTTATATTCCGTCAATTTAACGACTAG
- the pyk gene encoding pyruvate kinase, whose protein sequence is MEISFNNTKILATVGPASNSFERLQALVKEGVNAFRLNFSHGEYSEHLEVINRVRDINRQFNTSICLVQDLQGPKIRLGDVVGGGVEIKEGQRIQLVCDGSVSTQNRLSTIYEGLANDVNPGDMILLDDGKLELKVISTDKHMTVEAEVVYGGIVKPRKGINLPDSNVSAPSMTEKDIQDLHFGLDNDVEWVALSFVRRLEDINEIKRIIKERGKDTRVIAKIEKPEAITNIDEIIAATDAIMVARGDLGVEVGMEKVPMIQKMLVEKSNKAGKPVIVATQMMESMIVNPRPTRAETNDVANAVIDGADCLMLSAETAVGAYPIETIRSMSLTIRMVETNADIFNKSYVLNPHSNTFYNDSLVASACYLARDTNAHAIIGMTKSGYTAFQLAKHRPKSNVFIFTENERLLTTLNLVWGVRGFYYNKFESTDATITDIKETLLEAGFIKKGDVFINTASMPMGEQKRTNMIKLSIA, encoded by the coding sequence ATGGAAATATCTTTTAACAACACCAAGATCCTGGCCACTGTAGGCCCTGCCAGTAATTCTTTTGAGCGCCTGCAGGCACTTGTAAAAGAAGGCGTGAACGCTTTCCGCCTTAATTTTTCGCACGGCGAATATTCCGAACATCTGGAAGTAATTAACCGCGTGCGCGATATCAACCGTCAGTTCAATACCAGCATTTGCCTGGTACAAGACCTGCAGGGACCAAAGATCAGGTTAGGAGATGTAGTAGGTGGTGGCGTAGAGATCAAGGAAGGGCAGCGCATCCAACTGGTGTGCGATGGCTCGGTGAGCACGCAAAACAGGCTTTCGACCATCTATGAAGGGCTGGCCAACGACGTGAACCCCGGCGATATGATCCTGCTGGACGACGGAAAGCTCGAACTTAAAGTGATCTCTACCGACAAGCACATGACGGTAGAAGCGGAAGTTGTGTATGGCGGCATCGTGAAGCCCCGCAAAGGCATCAACCTGCCAGACTCGAATGTATCAGCTCCTTCGATGACGGAGAAAGATATTCAGGACCTGCACTTTGGCCTGGACAACGATGTGGAGTGGGTGGCCTTATCTTTTGTGCGCCGCTTGGAGGACATCAATGAGATCAAGCGCATCATTAAAGAGCGCGGCAAAGACACGCGCGTGATCGCCAAGATCGAAAAGCCTGAAGCCATCACTAATATTGATGAAATCATTGCCGCCACCGACGCTATTATGGTGGCCCGTGGCGACCTGGGCGTGGAAGTAGGCATGGAAAAAGTGCCTATGATCCAGAAAATGCTGGTAGAGAAAAGCAACAAGGCCGGCAAACCCGTAATTGTGGCTACCCAGATGATGGAAAGTATGATCGTGAACCCCCGCCCTACCCGCGCGGAGACCAACGACGTGGCCAACGCGGTGATTGACGGCGCGGATTGCCTGATGCTGAGTGCTGAGACCGCGGTAGGTGCCTACCCGATCGAGACCATCCGCAGCATGAGCCTTACGATCCGAATGGTGGAAACAAACGCCGACATCTTTAACAAGTCGTATGTGCTTAACCCGCATTCCAACACGTTCTATAACGATAGCTTAGTGGCAAGCGCCTGCTACCTGGCCCGCGATACGAACGCGCACGCCATCATTGGCATGACCAAGTCCGGCTACACGGCGTTTCAGCTGGCCAAGCACCGCCCTAAATCTAATGTGTTTATTTTTACGGAAAACGAGCGGCTCTTAACCACCCTGAACCTGGTGTGGGGCGTACGTGGCTTCTACTACAATAAGTTCGAGTCGACGGACGCCACTATCACCGACATCAAAGAAACGCTGCTGGAAGCCGGCTTCATCAAAAAAGGCGATGTGTTCATCAACACGGCCAGCATGCCGATGGGCGAGCAGAAGCGCACCAACATGATCAAGCTAAGTATAGCCTAA
- a CDS encoding YheT family hydrolase yields the protein MPLLASKYKPPFYLFNGHLQTIIPSLFRQVEGVHYERERLLTPDDDFLDVDWSRVGANELVVLSHGLEGDSGRPYIQGMVKAFNEHGVDAIAWNYRSCSGEPNKLLRSYHLGASDDLDLVLRHALTSGHYNTVYLVGFSAGGNITLKYLGEAPDQVPPQVAGAVAFSVPVDLKTSAQRISKVYTQRFLKTLGEKLEQKRLMYPDAVDMSDYSVLWSFPEFDDKFTAPLHGFKNAEDYYACVSCRQFLQNIQVPTLLVNAKNDPFLSEQCYPVQEAQANPNFYLEVPEEGGHVGFPEALMKNRYYSEERAVSFLLAGE from the coding sequence ATGCCTCTTTTAGCATCCAAATATAAACCACCTTTCTATTTATTTAACGGCCACCTGCAAACCATCATTCCCAGCCTGTTCAGGCAAGTGGAGGGAGTGCATTATGAGCGGGAACGACTGCTTACACCCGACGATGATTTCCTGGATGTGGACTGGTCGCGGGTAGGCGCTAATGAGCTGGTGGTGCTCTCGCACGGGCTGGAAGGCGACTCGGGCCGCCCCTACATACAAGGCATGGTAAAAGCCTTTAATGAACATGGCGTAGACGCCATTGCCTGGAATTACCGCAGCTGCAGCGGCGAGCCCAACAAGCTGCTCCGCTCCTACCACCTGGGCGCTTCCGACGACCTGGACCTTGTGTTGCGCCATGCCCTGACAAGCGGCCACTACAACACGGTATACCTGGTTGGTTTTAGCGCTGGCGGCAATATTACCTTAAAATACCTCGGCGAAGCCCCAGACCAGGTGCCACCCCAGGTAGCAGGAGCTGTGGCCTTCTCGGTGCCTGTTGATCTGAAAACATCGGCCCAGCGCATTTCGAAAGTATATACGCAGCGGTTTCTGAAAACCCTTGGCGAAAAACTGGAGCAAAAGCGCCTGATGTATCCTGATGCGGTAGATATGAGCGACTACAGCGTGCTCTGGTCCTTCCCCGAATTTGACGACAAGTTCACAGCGCCGCTGCATGGCTTCAAAAACGCCGAAGATTACTATGCCTGCGTCAGCTGCAGGCAGTTTCTCCAAAACATTCAGGTGCCTACGCTGCTGGTAAATGCCAAAAACGATCCTTTTCTTTCGGAGCAGTGCTACCCGGTGCAGGAGGCACAGGCAAATCCTAACTTTTACCTGGAAGTACCGGAGGAAGGTGGCCACGTGGGTTTCCCTGAAGCCCTGATGAAGAACAGGTATTATTCCGAAGAACGCGCTGTGTCGTTTTTACTGGCAGGAGAATAA
- the lgt gene encoding prolipoprotein diacylglyceryl transferase, whose product MNSILNYITWNVDPEIFHIGPLSIRWYGLLFALGFVIGQRILTKIYVAEGRTEGDVDVITLYMIIGTVIGARLGHTLLYAPDYYLSHPIEILKIWEGGLASHGATVGILLSLWLFSRKYKFDYVWVLDRIVIVVALGGALIRLGNLMNSEIFGHPTNLPWGFIFERSTEYSHVPRHPTQLYESLSVFLLFVLLYWLWAKYKTALPRGLLFGIFVTSLFTFRFLVEFLKENQEAFEDQMALNMGQILSIPLILVGVAILIKVWLKPTPALPGGHLPETTSKKEKSNV is encoded by the coding sequence ATGAACAGCATCCTCAACTATATTACCTGGAACGTTGATCCGGAGATCTTCCACATTGGCCCCTTAAGCATCCGTTGGTACGGGCTGTTGTTTGCCCTTGGCTTCGTGATCGGGCAACGCATCCTGACCAAGATCTATGTGGCGGAAGGGCGTACCGAAGGCGATGTGGACGTGATCACGCTCTACATGATCATCGGCACGGTGATTGGCGCGCGGCTTGGACATACCTTGCTTTATGCCCCTGATTACTACCTGAGCCACCCCATCGAGATCCTCAAGATCTGGGAAGGAGGCCTGGCTAGCCACGGTGCTACCGTAGGCATTCTGCTTTCGCTGTGGCTTTTTAGCCGCAAGTATAAATTCGACTATGTGTGGGTGCTGGACCGCATCGTGATCGTGGTAGCCTTGGGAGGCGCTCTGATTCGACTCGGTAACCTGATGAACTCCGAGATATTTGGCCACCCGACCAACCTGCCCTGGGGCTTTATCTTTGAGCGCAGCACCGAGTACTCGCATGTGCCGCGCCACCCTACGCAGTTGTACGAGTCGCTGAGCGTGTTCCTGCTGTTTGTGCTGCTCTACTGGTTATGGGCCAAGTATAAAACCGCCCTTCCGCGGGGCTTGCTGTTCGGCATTTTTGTTACGTCTCTGTTTACCTTCCGTTTCCTGGTCGAGTTCCTGAAAGAGAACCAGGAAGCCTTCGAAGACCAGATGGCCCTGAACATGGGGCAGATCTTAAGTATACCGCTGATCCTGGTGGGTGTGGCCATCCTGATCAAAGTATGGCTGAAGCCAACGCCGGCACTGCCCGGCGGCCATCTGCCCGAAACCACTTCTAAAAAAGAGAAAAGCAATGTATAA
- a CDS encoding RNA polymerase sigma factor, with protein sequence MEVNKQFSAKAKHDFKLIQAAVEENDEKAYAELMSIYKKPVYHVVLKMVRNADDAEDLTIEAFAKAFRNLHKFNPEYAFSTWLFRIATNNCIDFIRKNRIKTMSIDSAIKIDNGDEITIDFKDKNLNPQEEAIKNQKIEIMQYVVAKLPDKYQRLVTLRYFNELSYEEIATELNAPLGTVKAQLHRARELLYDMVKNKKHLI encoded by the coding sequence ATGGAAGTAAACAAACAATTCTCTGCGAAAGCAAAGCACGACTTCAAACTCATTCAAGCCGCAGTAGAGGAGAACGATGAGAAGGCCTATGCTGAGCTGATGAGCATCTATAAAAAGCCCGTTTACCACGTGGTGCTGAAGATGGTGCGCAATGCCGATGATGCGGAGGACTTGACAATTGAGGCTTTTGCCAAAGCTTTCCGTAACCTGCATAAATTTAACCCCGAATACGCTTTCAGTACCTGGTTGTTCCGTATCGCTACCAACAACTGTATCGACTTTATCCGTAAGAACAGGATCAAGACCATGTCCATCGATTCGGCCATCAAAATTGATAATGGCGACGAGATCACAATCGATTTTAAAGACAAGAACCTGAACCCGCAGGAGGAAGCGATCAAAAATCAGAAAATCGAGATCATGCAGTACGTGGTAGCCAAGCTGCCTGATAAATACCAGCGCCTGGTTACGCTGCGCTACTTTAATGAGCTAAGCTACGAGGAGATCGCTACTGAACTGAACGCGCCGCTGGGTACGGTAAAAGCCCAGTTGCACCGCGCCCGCGAGCTGCTCTATGACATGGTGAAAAACAAGAAGCACCTGATCTAA
- the nadE gene encoding NAD(+) synthase, whose product MEETRLILAGAALNQTPIDWEGNLQNIQEAITEAKKNKVDLLLLPELCITGYGCEDLYLSHWLAEEAFRKLLEVKEWCDGLTVAVGLPVVLEGAVYNTACVIKNKQIVGFTAKQFLANDGVHYETRWFKPWPANQVQEFTMFGQQYRIGDIIYEEQGVKYAFEICEDAWRPNRPAERHMGKGVQLILNPSASHFALSKTDVRYRLVVDASKKYQCAYLYANLLGNEAGRMIYDGEVLIAQNGKLIRRNDLLCFKNVDMEVAEVCFSDNPQIAEVIEYLPPIDENKELIAALSLALFDYMRKSHSRGFVLSLSGGADSSLCAVAVAEMVRRGVESLGVLNFVAKTRMFSIKEADYFDKLPADQVQPELVKRLLTCAYQGTINSSDDTYNSAKGLADSIGAVFYNWTMDDEVKGYVSKIEHALDRPLTWEHDDITLQNIQARVRAPGIWMLANINKALLLATSNRSEAAVGYATMDGDTAGSIAPIAGIDKAFIRQFLIWAQQQLGYVGLQYVNNLQPSAELRPAKEAQTDEKDLMPYEVLNQIERLAFYDRLSPQQVYDRLVGLEVAAPEILQAWITKFYTLWARNQWKRDRYAPSFHLDDYNLDPRSWLRFPILSGGFREELVDLKAKS is encoded by the coding sequence ATGGAAGAAACCAGACTAATCTTAGCAGGCGCCGCACTCAATCAAACCCCGATTGATTGGGAAGGCAACCTTCAGAACATACAAGAAGCGATTACCGAAGCCAAAAAAAATAAAGTAGACCTGCTGCTGTTGCCGGAGCTGTGCATTACGGGCTACGGTTGCGAGGACTTGTACCTAAGCCATTGGCTGGCAGAAGAAGCATTCCGGAAACTGCTCGAAGTAAAGGAGTGGTGCGACGGGCTAACCGTAGCCGTAGGCCTGCCGGTGGTGTTGGAGGGGGCTGTTTACAATACGGCCTGTGTCATAAAAAATAAGCAGATCGTTGGCTTTACGGCAAAGCAGTTCCTGGCCAACGACGGTGTGCATTACGAAACGCGCTGGTTTAAGCCCTGGCCTGCCAACCAGGTGCAGGAGTTTACCATGTTCGGCCAGCAGTACCGCATCGGGGATATTATTTACGAGGAGCAGGGCGTGAAGTATGCCTTCGAGATTTGCGAGGATGCCTGGCGGCCAAACCGCCCTGCCGAGCGGCACATGGGCAAAGGCGTGCAACTGATCCTGAACCCAAGCGCCAGCCACTTTGCCCTGAGCAAGACTGATGTGCGCTACCGCTTGGTGGTGGATGCCTCCAAAAAATACCAGTGCGCGTACCTGTATGCCAACCTGCTCGGTAACGAGGCGGGCCGTATGATCTATGACGGCGAGGTGCTGATTGCCCAGAACGGCAAACTCATCCGCCGCAACGACCTGCTCTGCTTTAAGAATGTGGATATGGAGGTGGCCGAAGTATGCTTTTCGGATAATCCACAGATTGCCGAGGTGATTGAGTACCTGCCCCCCATTGACGAGAACAAGGAGCTGATTGCGGCCCTGAGCCTAGCCCTGTTCGATTATATGCGCAAGAGTCATAGCCGTGGTTTTGTGCTGTCTTTGAGTGGCGGCGCCGACTCATCGCTGTGCGCCGTGGCCGTGGCCGAGATGGTGCGCCGGGGCGTGGAGAGCCTGGGCGTGCTCAATTTTGTAGCCAAAACCCGGATGTTCAGTATAAAGGAGGCCGACTATTTTGATAAGCTTCCGGCAGACCAGGTGCAGCCGGAACTGGTAAAACGCCTGCTCACCTGCGCCTATCAAGGCACGATAAACTCTTCTGACGATACTTACAACTCAGCCAAAGGACTGGCCGACTCTATTGGCGCTGTCTTTTACAACTGGACTATGGACGACGAGGTGAAAGGATACGTGTCGAAGATAGAGCACGCCCTGGACCGGCCGCTGACCTGGGAGCACGACGATATCACGCTGCAGAACATACAGGCCCGTGTCCGCGCGCCCGGTATCTGGATGCTGGCCAATATCAACAAGGCACTGTTGCTGGCTACCTCTAACCGCAGCGAGGCTGCTGTAGGCTATGCCACCATGGATGGCGACACAGCCGGCAGTATCGCGCCTATTGCGGGCATCGATAAAGCATTTATCCGCCAGTTCCTGATCTGGGCGCAGCAGCAGCTTGGCTACGTGGGGCTGCAGTATGTAAATAACCTGCAACCTAGTGCCGAGTTGCGCCCTGCCAAAGAGGCGCAGACCGACGAAAAAGACCTGATGCCCTACGAGGTGTTGAACCAGATTGAGCGGCTTGCTTTTTATGACCGCCTTTCGCCGCAGCAGGTATACGACAGGCTGGTGGGGTTGGAGGTGGCCGCCCCCGAAATACTGCAGGCCTGGATCACGAAATTTTATACTTTGTGGGCCCGCAACCAATGGAAACGTGACCGCTACGCGCCCTCCTTTCACCTGGACGACTATAACCTGGACCCGCGCAGCTGGCTGCGATTCCCTATTCTGAGCGGCGGCTTCCGGGAAGAGCTGGTGGATTTAAAGGCGAAATCCTGA
- the rnc gene encoding ribonuclease III — MFGPLKPVRRFYHRVFTQDKELVRAVAGITGTTPDNVRLYKLALTHTSFVRQTPDSKNETNERLEFLGDAILGSVVAEYLFKKFPYEDEGFLTEIRSRIVNRESLNHIALKIGLNLLVRVDTSNQSMRHKSVNGNALEALVGAVYLDKGYETTRRFILNKLVKPYVDMHQLVNTTSNFKSKLIEWAQSRNLDIRFEIVKRKQQGNTTEFTSEVYIDDKPIAVGVGLSKKKADQAAAEKSLVFLKIA; from the coding sequence GTGTTCGGTCCTCTTAAACCGGTACGGCGCTTCTATCACAGAGTATTTACCCAGGATAAGGAATTAGTACGTGCTGTAGCCGGCATTACGGGCACTACGCCAGATAATGTCCGCCTCTATAAGCTTGCCCTTACCCATACGTCGTTTGTGCGGCAAACGCCCGACAGCAAGAACGAGACCAACGAGCGTCTGGAGTTTCTGGGAGATGCCATACTTGGGTCGGTGGTAGCCGAGTACCTTTTTAAGAAATTTCCTTACGAGGACGAAGGATTCCTCACCGAGATCCGCTCGCGCATTGTTAACCGCGAGTCGCTGAATCATATTGCCCTGAAGATCGGGCTCAACCTGCTGGTGCGCGTCGATACTTCAAACCAAAGTATGCGCCACAAATCGGTGAACGGGAATGCCCTGGAAGCCCTGGTTGGGGCTGTATACCTGGACAAAGGATATGAGACCACCCGGCGCTTTATCCTGAACAAGCTCGTAAAGCCGTACGTGGACATGCACCAGCTGGTAAATACCACGTCAAACTTCAAGAGCAAGTTAATCGAGTGGGCACAAAGCCGCAACCTCGACATCCGCTTCGAGATCGTGAAACGCAAGCAGCAAGGCAACACCACCGAGTTCACCTCCGAAGTATACATCGACGATAAACCTATTGCCGTGGGTGTTGGCCTGTCCAAGAAAAAAGCCGACCAGGCGGCCGCCGAAAAAAGCCTCGTCTTCCTGAAGATCGCTTAA
- the rsmG gene encoding 16S rRNA (guanine(527)-N(7))-methyltransferase RsmG yields MPHNTAIHTLLSGYFPELTEDQLRKFEQMGDLYQEWNQKINVISRKDMDQIGVHHILHSLGIAKVVAFPQHSAVLDVGTGGGLPGLPLAVLFPEVKFHLIDSIGKKIHVVQEIARELHLPNVTATQVRAEQVREKFDFVVSRAVTRLANFYPWIANSFKRSDLSNKGLYYLKGGDLAEEIAESGLIAEVYDLKNYFNEEFFDTKKVVYVPLK; encoded by the coding sequence ATGCCGCATAACACCGCAATCCACACCTTGCTGTCCGGTTATTTCCCGGAACTCACCGAAGACCAGCTCCGGAAGTTTGAGCAGATGGGGGATTTGTACCAGGAGTGGAACCAGAAGATAAACGTGATCTCGCGCAAGGACATGGACCAGATCGGCGTGCATCATATCCTGCATTCGCTGGGCATAGCCAAGGTGGTAGCTTTTCCGCAGCATTCCGCGGTGCTGGATGTGGGCACTGGTGGCGGCTTGCCGGGTTTGCCGCTGGCCGTGCTGTTTCCGGAGGTAAAGTTTCACCTTATCGACTCGATCGGCAAAAAGATACACGTGGTGCAGGAAATTGCCCGCGAGTTGCACCTGCCCAATGTAACGGCCACGCAGGTGCGGGCCGAGCAGGTGCGCGAGAAGTTTGATTTTGTGGTGAGCCGCGCCGTGACCCGCTTGGCCAATTTCTACCCCTGGATTGCTAATAGTTTTAAAAGAAGCGATCTGTCCAATAAAGGCCTGTATTATTTAAAAGGCGGTGACCTGGCCGAAGAGATTGCCGAATCCGGGCTGATCGCAGAAGTATATGATCTGAAGAACTACTTCAACGAGGAGTTTTTTGATACCAAAAAGGTCGTATACGTGCCGCTCAAGTAG
- a CDS encoding SdiA-regulated domain-containing protein, with protein MIKVIFVFLAAIALMFYVTRNEAPSGHTTSSEPKDAVAGKLQRLAPLPDEVHESSGIVALPQKDHFLTHNDAGNQPFLYEINAAGKLLKSIPIQEPNKDWEDLTKDDKGNIYIADTGNNNNKRKDLTVYKMSLNNPEKVAAIHFTYEDQYDFPPKKKDMNFDSEALFWYDGHLYLITKDRGRKETANVYELPDSPGTYKAKKTGSVPMSDLVTGADISPDKKMVALLSEGKLHLFRNLNNPAAFYKENYENLPLPEAGQTEGVAFEDDNTLVITSEGGNIYRYRVQ; from the coding sequence ATGATCAAAGTTATTTTCGTATTTCTGGCAGCTATTGCCCTGATGTTTTATGTCACGCGCAATGAAGCTCCCAGCGGCCACACCACTTCGTCGGAGCCAAAGGATGCCGTAGCCGGTAAGTTACAGCGGCTGGCGCCCCTGCCTGACGAGGTGCATGAAAGTTCCGGCATTGTGGCGCTTCCGCAAAAAGACCACTTCCTGACGCACAATGATGCCGGCAACCAGCCCTTCCTCTACGAGATCAACGCCGCGGGCAAGCTGCTGAAGTCCATCCCAATACAGGAGCCGAACAAGGACTGGGAAGATCTGACCAAAGACGATAAAGGGAATATTTACATTGCGGATACCGGCAATAACAACAACAAACGCAAAGACCTGACAGTGTACAAAATGTCGCTGAACAACCCGGAGAAAGTGGCTGCCATTCATTTTACTTACGAGGATCAGTATGATTTTCCGCCAAAGAAGAAAGACATGAACTTCGATAGCGAAGCGCTCTTCTGGTATGATGGCCATTTATACCTGATCACCAAGGACAGGGGCCGTAAGGAAACAGCCAACGTATACGAACTGCCCGATAGCCCCGGCACCTACAAGGCAAAGAAGACCGGCAGCGTTCCGATGAGTGATTTGGTAACAGGCGCCGATATCAGCCCGGATAAGAAAATGGTGGCACTGCTGAGCGAAGGCAAGCTGCACCTGTTCAGGAACCTGAATAACCCTGCCGCCTTTTACAAGGAAAATTATGAGAACCTGCCTCTTCCGGAAGCTGGACAAACCGAAGGCGTGGCTTTTGAAGACGACAACACCCTGGTTATTACCAGCGAAGGCGGAAACATTTACAGGTATCGTGTTCAGTAA
- a CDS encoding VOC family protein: protein MEFRKIKETCLYVQSLERSKAFYQGKLGLAVIGEVPGRHVFFRAGESVLLCFIAEASGQGGHLPPHGGAGQLHLAFEVAKDAYETRKAEVMAQQIPIEQEYDWGGGFLSFYFRDPDQHLLEVVMAGMWERGK from the coding sequence ATGGAATTCAGGAAAATAAAGGAAACGTGCCTGTATGTGCAAAGCCTGGAGCGCAGCAAAGCCTTTTACCAGGGCAAACTGGGCTTAGCAGTTATTGGCGAAGTGCCGGGCCGCCATGTGTTCTTCCGGGCCGGCGAGTCGGTGTTGCTTTGCTTTATAGCCGAAGCTTCGGGGCAGGGCGGACATTTGCCGCCGCACGGTGGCGCCGGACAGCTGCACCTGGCGTTTGAGGTGGCGAAAGATGCCTATGAAACGCGCAAAGCCGAAGTGATGGCACAGCAGATCCCCATCGAGCAGGAGTATGACTGGGGAGGTGGTTTTCTGTCCTTCTATTTCCGTGACCCCGACCAGCACCTGCTAGAAGTGGTGATGGCTGGCATGTGGGAGAGGGGAAAATAA